In Cryptococcus neoformans var. neoformans JEC21 chromosome 5 sequence, one genomic interval encodes:
- a CDS encoding expressed protein, which translates to MLFTSLVFSIGTSVIQRHSLLCQNHRAKRAISSIHRQKHTLHPQSIGLYSVVRYRVNILFPLFDWTSSITMGCRRFPEPRAYMEGKAFY; encoded by the coding sequence ATGCTATTCACTTCCTTAGTCTTCTCTATTGGCACCTCGGTGATCCAAAGACACTCTCTTCTATGCCAGAACCATCGGGCAAAGAGGgccatctcatccatccatcgtCAAAAGCACACCCTACACCCGCAAAGCATTGGGCTCTATTCTGTGGTCAGATATCGGGTCAACATTCTATTCCCGCTGTTTGATTGGACAAGTTCGATCACGATGGGTTGTCGACGATTTCCTGAACCGCGAGCTTATATGGAAGGTAAAGCCTTCTACTGA
- a CDS encoding expressed protein — translation MALLSDKLQEFTIKAANQSQIELHAKASYVIWPRAQSFEEYWEVYKTERREAPWGKDAFQTWVLVHRDDPEGEVYAACKTYRRKAFVKHRGADDIEDGYVYGIASVVTPKQHLRNGYATRLLSLLHRYLGPENTLPPVPESWGKDQPYIQLPPDIAPKIPKALGSILWSDVGSTFYSRCLSGQGRQGWIVDDALNGELVWKILPSADPVEEVYTWIYQEGLVSVGQELSVRAQNELRKSDTTERSIFLQDPANPGTLFFLPVKSTWLNPEFKSLPVGLRIKASSGNSTEDAIVLFTVSNRSIRKRFLITLISNLAPLQLPSVLKAFDILAAKVGHEEGCAWGLEAESELVKAWKALSEREARVGRREEVDGHLLGVAWYGPEEDRGMLGDGQMWSWC, via the exons ATGGCGCTTCTGTCTGACAAGCTTCAAGAGTTTACCATCAAGGCAGCCAATCAAAGCCAAATCGAACTGCACGCTAAGGCTTCTTATGTGATTTGGCCTAGAGCTCAAAGCTTCGAG GAGTATTGGGAGGTATATAAGACGGAGCGAAGGGAAGCACCATGGGGTAAAGATGCATTCCAAACTTG GGTTCTTGTGCACAGGGATGACCCAGAAGGTGAGGTCTATGCTGCATGTAAAAC GTATCGACGAAAGGCGTTTGTCAAACATCGAGGAGCCGATGATATCGAAGATGGATATGTGTATGGTATTGCCTCGGTAGTGACTCCAAAGCAACATCTTC GCAACGGTTACGCGACTCGCCTCTTGAGCCTTCTGCATCGATATCTCGGTCCTGAGAACACACTCCCTCCTGTACCAGAATCATGGGGCAAAGACCAGCCCTATATTCAACTTCCCCCTGATATCGCACCTAAAATACCGAAAGCCTTAGGATCCATACTCTGGTCAGACGTCGGATCGACCTTTTATTCGCGCTGTCTGAGTGGTCAAGGTCGACAGGGATGGATCGTAGACGATGCCTTGAACGGAGAGCTTGTGTGGAAGATCTTGCCCAGCGCCGATCCTGTAGAAGAAGTGTATACCTGGATTTATCAAGAAGGACTTGTTTCAGTTGGCCAGGAATTGTCTGTGCGTGCTCAGAACGAACTTAGGAAATCAGATACTACGGAGAggtccatcttcttgcAAGACCCTGCAAACCCTGGgaccctcttcttccttccggTGAAAAGCACATGGTTGAACCCCGAATTCAAGTCTCTTCCTGTGGGACTTCGCATCAAGGCATCATCCGGTAACTCTACAGAAGATGCTATCGTCCTATTCACCGTATCCAATCGTTCCATCAGGAAACGCTTTCTCATAACCTTAATATCCAATCTTGCCCCTTTGCAACTCCCATCTGTCCTGAAAGCATTCGACATTCTCGCCGCCAAAGTCGGACACGAAGAAGGATGTGCTTGGGGCCTTGAGGCGGAGAGTGAGCTGGTGAAAGCTTGGAAGGCGCTTTCGGAGAGAGAGGCTAGGgtggggagaagggaggaggttgatggGCATCTATTGGGTGTCGCTTGGTATGGTCCGGAAGAAGACAGGGGTATGCTGGGAGACGGGCAGATGTGGAGCTGGTGTTAG
- a CDS encoding expressed protein — protein MSDAQTRLRQFTTRAANTSQIEQHARASYAVWAKGKSWEEFWGIFQWELNDAQWGKDALVTWVLIRTDDPEGEIYAGCKTYRRKGWVKHRGANDIEPGFVYDVTFVVTPKQHLRNGYANRLLSVLHRHLAPSSTIPPIPEAWDKDQLSISASPDIIARTPKAFGSILWSDIGSTYYARCAISPDRPGWIVDDSQNGELVWKILPPKDDAEEGFEWLYLEDLDAIGEELSDRLKEKLRQADTTERALFIQDPATPGTLSYVPAKGVRLSPTSQRIPVGLRIKSSSGNASEDAIVLITVTCIPFGERFLITFISNLTPAQLPLVLRACDKLAADAGHEEGWVWGVNGEVGLVKAWNEEPGREVKVGRRPEQHGHLLAVAWYGAEEEKGTIMESQIWSWG, from the exons ATGTCCGATGCGCAAACCCGTCTCCGGCAGTTTACAACGCGCGCAGCCAATACGAGCCAGATCGAGCAACATGCTCGCGCATCTTATGCTGTTTGGGCCAAAGGGAAGAGCTGGGAG GAATTCTGGGGAATCTTTCAGTGGGAGCTGAATGATGCTCAATGGGGTAAAGATGCGCTTGTGACTTG GGTACTCATACGAACAGATGATCCAGAAGGTGAAATTTATGCAGGTTGCAAGAC GTATCGAAGGAAGGGTTGGGTCAAGCACCGTGGAGCAAACGATATCGAACCGGGCTTTGTATACGACGTTACATTCGTCGTAACTCCTAAACAGCATCTCC GAAACGGCTACGCTAATCGACTTTTAAGCGTACTTCATCGCCATCTTGCCCCTTCATCAACTATTCCACCCATCCCAGAGGCTTGGGACAAAGACCAACTATCCATATCGGCCTCTCCGGATATCATCGCTCGTACTCCCAAGGCTTTTGGATCTATCCTCTGGTCAGATATTGGCTCGACCTATTACGCTCGTTGCGCCATCAGCCCAGATAGACCTGGCTGGATAGTAGATGACTCGCAGAATGGCGAACTGGTATGGAAGATCCTCCCTCCTAAAGATGACGCCGAAGAGGGTTTCGAATGGCTTTACCTTGAAGACTTGGACGCTATCGGCGAGGAGCTGTCCGACCgcttgaaggagaagctaAGACAGGCAGATACTACCGAGAGAGCCCTCTTTATCCAAGACCCAGCAACGCCCGGTACATTATCCTACGTCCCTGCCAAAGGCGTTAGATTAAGCCCCACATCTCAACGCATCCCTGTGGGTCTTCGTATCAAGTCCTCATCAGGGAACGCCTCCGAAGATGCTATCGTCCTCATTACCGTTACCTGTATTCCATTCGGAGAACGATTTTTGATCACTTTCATATCTAATCTGACGCCAGCCCAGCTGCCTCTGGTCCTTCGAGCGTGCGATAAGCTTGCAGCGGATGCTGGGCACGAAGAAGGTTGGGTGTGGGGTGTTAATGGAGAGGTTGGACTTGTAAAGGCTTGGAATGAGGAACCCGGGAGAGAAGTTaaagttggaagaagaccaGAGCAACATGGTCATTTACTTGCTGTTGCATGGTATGgagctgaagaggagaaggggacgATAATGGAATCGCAGATCTGGAGCTGGGGATAG